The window AAGTAGATGAATGGAAATCAGAAGCCCTTTTTCTTGATTGAGATGATGAAGTCGAGAGATGGAGATGAAATCGTAACCTTCAATCTTTGATTGAGAAGTTGCACAACAGTGTGAGGAGAATGAAAGATGTGTGAAAATGCTTAGGGCAAGGAGGGtagcgggcttttctaattttttggcttttcttttcccgcttgtaactaaggaacgcgcgttcattaaaattataaagcgacacatatagagggcgcgcatttaaggtgcagcgccctccgtgttttttttttttttttttttttttttttttttgacactaatttaaaggcacgcaataatgcgtgacctaaatccttaaattttctgaagagatgacacttttttaatgtcactctcgtttgcgaaacataaattaatgagtgtcgtaatttgcgcgtcgtaaaagactatttttctagtagtgtactaAAATACATAGCTATGTAGTGCAtggataaaaaagaaaaaaaagtatattgtatttttaattgtatttttaATTGCTTTTTTCACAAATTTCTTTGAAATAACCTAAATaacaaaatatacaaaatatcatataaaatctaaattaaacataataattacaaTTTACAAAGTCTATAAGCAATATTGATCGTAAAGACCGGATTCCAACACATTGTGAGCCGTTATAATAGAACCTGATCAAGTTGAGATGAACAAACATCTGGGACAAAAACAATCAAAATTAGCATGTAATTCAAATGTAAAAACAATCAAAATTGGCCCTGTTTGGTTCAGCCAATGACAATATTCAGGTAGACAAGCTTTATGCATTGCTGAAAACAAAAAGATCAAGAAACTCACTTGTTCCTAGTACATGGTCGGTTGAAGATGAAGCTACCAATGAGTACCCTCCTGTCTATATTGCACCTGAAACTGATTCTTCGACTAAACCATGGGTTTTATGGTCAGATGGATGTACTTTTCTAAAAGACAACAATCAAGCACTTCCAATCCAACAAAAGCATCAATTGGATTCAGCAATCCCGCAATTGAAAAGAAATCTATTTTGTGTGAAAAAGTATATCATCACAGTTTCAAATTGATAGACTCAGAAGAAAACACCAAACAATGGATTGATGAGACATTTGATTTTACGAAACATATATGTAATTTCACTAAACATACATttgatttcagaaaaaaaaacaaagaaatcaAAGGATAAAAATTTACCGGCGATGGGGCTGCCCGCTGCTGTGAAGATGGTGGTCGGTGGGAGGGTTAGAGGCAAAAGAAGTCATTGTTGGAGCAGGAGAAGGGGTGGCCGATGTTTGAGGAAGAATCGATTGAGTTATATCTTGCGTTCATCCATCAATTTGGCGACGAGGAAGAAAGAAGTGAAGAACGAACGTGTTTTGGGATAAGGGTAAATGAGGGAAATCAAGAAGAAGGACCGAGTCAGCTTCTTTTTTGTATTGGACTGAGTCCGGAGGTGGGTCATTCTTACCGGGTCAGACAAATTTACTTTGTATCAAACAAGCTGACCGGACCGAATCAGCAAAAAAGTGCTGACAGGACCCAATCAGCAAGTTATCAATCAGGCCCTCATTTTTAACTTTCCACGTGTCACATAGAAAAggattatgttttatttttatttttcatattaatattaatattaacaattgtttattaaataaatatatatgttaaaaaattatatcaaaatttatggtttttaattacctataaataaaatataatattaatatatttttatgaaTATTTTAAACTCTCATATAAAAtactattttaattattttaggtTGTTTGATAAAGTAAAATATTGagattgattattattattattggttgTATTGGTGGATAAGaagaaaaatattatttaataaaagaTTGAGTTGTGATTGGATTGCTGATAAACATAGTCTTGGGACATGATGGTCATTTTGGTAAACCAACAGAAGTTGGGTTATTTCCCCATACTCCCAAATTTCGAATGGATATTTTTGTGATTATTCCCATACTATTAATTTCCGAATATCTTGATTACAACTACAATATTCAAGATACTAGAATTACAATAAATTTATTGGAAGCACTTTTATTACACTTTAATAAGCACATAACATGAACTAAAAAGCATGTTCACGAGTAGGCTGTAATAGGTTATGATCATTGTGTGGCTCGCTTGCGAGCTATCTCCCGAGCCATTTCTCTTAGTTCCTCTGGGGATTGTGGCCTTGGCCCCTCCGGAGGGTACACAACATATTGTCGCTTCAAAAAgtgaaacatttcaaaaattaACCAATCtcttataatcaaaaacatttttatactttttaGAACTTTAAATGTGAAAATTAGTGGTTGTCTTTTTTCTTTTAAGGATATGTTAAGTAAAGGGTTAATCACATAATTAGGTAACTAACTATGTAAAGTGTTTTACATATACCATTGTAGCAAATACTAGGAGTGAATACTGTTTAAAGCTAAAATTGTGATGAGATACTTACAACGCCCATGAATTTGTGAAGATTGTTAGTGTTATTGGCGAAGAAATACATAAGACCAATCGGAACTGTAACATAAACAGCAAACTTTGCAATCTCCAATACACCTTTAGAAGCCCCTAACGATGTCATTGTTAAATCAAATCCGATTTGAAACAGTGGCTCAACGAAACCCTAACTTGGCGTTGCAAGTGTGAAGTTTATTTGCTTGGTCCCTTTTAAAAAGAGGAAAGACAAATCaactttatttattatttaagcaaaaacaatttgaaaaaatttACTAATGGATGTCAGTGTAATGAAGTCGGTTCTAAAAGTAATTTCTTTCTAGAAGGAACCTCTCATTGGCATCTAGTCGAACAGGTTACGTGCATGAATGAACAGATGACAAATTTGCCAAATTCCCCAAATTCACTTCTTTGTTTGTTCAAGTCATTGGTCTATAGGCATAATAACGAATCTGAAAACCAAAAACCCAGACAAAACTCGATGAACTAGATCCACTCTAGTCAAGAAGTGATTCCCCAGGTTTTATAAGATTGAACAGACGAAAACTCAAGATACCCATTTCTCAATTTTCGAAAACACCCACTACAATCCAGAAGCGATTAATTAATGGGATTTTTTCGGAATATGGTCTTTTATCGTTGAGAGGAGGGAAGAGAAACATTGCAGGTTAGCAAAGACTTACAGAGATATTCGGCGACTTCTGAATCTGAACTATGAAAACTTCGTGTTCGTGATCTTTTCTGAAATCAGAGCTCAAGAGGTGAAGGGGAGACGGATgaattaaaccttgtataatcAATTTTTATactatataataattattatatatatatatatatatatatatatatatatatatatatatatatatatatatatatatatatatatatatatatatatatatatatatatatatatatatatatatattatggaaatTGTTTGTTATAAATAGTAAACTTCTATAACTTTTGTCTATTTCaatttgggaaaatgacttataagggTAACGATGTTTTACCCGTGTTCACATTATACcattcatgtttttt of the Lactuca sativa cultivar Salinas chromosome 6, Lsat_Salinas_v11, whole genome shotgun sequence genome contains:
- the LOC111905449 gene encoding uncharacterized protein LOC111905449, giving the protein MTSLGASKGVLEIAKFAVYVTVPIGLMYFFANNTNNLHKFMGVRQYVVYPPEGPRPQSPEELREMAREIARKRATQ